Part of the Arthrobacter globiformis genome is shown below.
CCATGACGAAGGCCGACCACGGCCAGTGCACGGCCACGGCGTACACCACCAGTGCGACGGCGATTCCCGGCAGAACGCGGTAGATGGTGCCCATGACGGACTTGTCCGCGATTCGGCCGCCGACGATGTTGCCGGCCACCATGCCCAGACCGTACAAGGCCACCACGAGCGGCAGCAGGGCGGCGGGAATTCCGGCCACGGAGGTCATGGTGTGGGAGATGTAGGTGTAAGTGGCGAAGAACCCGCCGAAACCCACGATGCCGATGAGGATCGCCAGCCAGACCTGCCCCCGCCTGAGCGCGCCCAGCTCCCGGCGGATGCTGGCGTCTGCATGCGCCTTTTGGAACGGAACGAATTTCCAGATGAGCGCCAGGGTCACGAGTCCCAGCACTCCCACCAGGACAAAGAGCAGCCGCCAGCCGAAGGTCTGGCCGAGCCACGTGGCGAAGGGAACGCCGACCACGTTGGCAACGGTGAGGCCCGCCATGACCATGGAGATGGCCCAGCCACGCTTCGTGGGCGCCACCAGGGAAGCGGCGATCACAGCGGCCACACCAAAGAATGCGCCGTGCGGAAGTCCGGCGGCGAACCGGGAGACCAGCATGCTCGCGTAATCGGGAGCAATGAACGAGGACAGGTTGGCAACGCTGAAAAACAGCATGAGGCCCAGTGCGAGGAACTTCCGCGGCAGTTTCGCCCCGATGGCGGCAAGCACGGGAGCTCCGACGACGACCCCCAGGGCGTAGGCCGAGATGAGGTGGCCGGCCTCGGGAGTACTGATCCGGAGTCCGATTTCGATTTCCTTGAGCAGTCCCATCATGGCGAACTCGGTGACGCCGATGCCGAAGCCGCCCATGGCCAGGGCCAGGATGGCGGGTCCGATGTGCGTGGCGGCCTTTGGCGTGCGGGGAGCCTGGACAGTGGAAGTCATGTGCCTGCTTTTCGAAGGTGAGTTGTGGAGTAGGCCTCGTTGCCACTGATACGTCTGATTTTAACAAGCTTCGCGGCGGAATGGATATTCCGCCCGCGGAGGGCTGGCGTGCATCCGCAGAGACCTGTGCCCTCATAGACTGGGGCGGTGACTGAACTGATTAACGTCGTCGGCGGGGCCGTGGTGGACTCGCTGTCCGCCCCCGCCCGGCTCCTCGTGGCGCGCCGGACGGCGCCTCCGCAGTTTGCCGGCATGTGGGAATTCCCCGGCGGCAAGGTGGAGCCGGGGGAGGCCCCCGAAAGCGCGCTGCACCGGGAACTCCGCGAGGAACTTGGCATCGGCGTCGTCCTTGGGGCCGAGTTGGAATCACCGGAGCCGGCTGGCTGGCCCCTGAATGACCGGGCCGCGATGCGGGTGTGGTTCGCCGAAGTGGCCGACGGCGACCCGCGGCCGCTCGAAGATCACGATGAACTCCGCTGGGTCAGCATCCGCGAAGGTGACGAAGCTCTCAGTCTGCCCTGGATTCCGGCTGACCTCCCGATTGTCCAGGCGCTGCTCGCCAGCGTCGCTGCAGCGAGCCGCGCGGACTCCCTCCCCGGAAATTAACACCACCGGACCCGCGGAGGGCAGGACGGTCACCGTCCTGCCCTCCGCATTTTTGGTGGCGTTTCTTGGTGGCCAAGCAGAGGCTTCCGGGAGTGGCCTGGATTTCCAGTGGCATCATGGCCTAGGACTCAGAACAGCGTGGGCTGGAACGTCCGGGCTTCGCTGAGGTGGCCCTGCTGCCCGGACCCATGCTGCGCAGTCGGGTGGTGCGGCAGGCTTCCCTCAGGGTAGGTGGCTTCCTCACCGCGGGGATCGTCGGCGGG
Proteins encoded:
- a CDS encoding MFS transporter translates to MTSTVQAPRTPKAATHIGPAILALAMGGFGIGVTEFAMMGLLKEIEIGLRISTPEAGHLISAYALGVVVGAPVLAAIGAKLPRKFLALGLMLFFSVANLSSFIAPDYASMLVSRFAAGLPHGAFFGVAAVIAASLVAPTKRGWAISMVMAGLTVANVVGVPFATWLGQTFGWRLLFVLVGVLGLVTLALIWKFVPFQKAHADASIRRELGALRRGQVWLAILIGIVGFGGFFATYTYISHTMTSVAGIPAALLPLVVALYGLGMVAGNIVGGRIADKSVMGTIYRVLPGIAVALVVYAVAVHWPWSAFVMVFVVGGAGSMLVPALQTRLLDASPDAPSLASSLNHAALNVANALGAFLGGVVIAWGWGYVAPALVGAVLAILGLMVALLSGLLERKKPLAP
- a CDS encoding (deoxy)nucleoside triphosphate pyrophosphohydrolase is translated as MTELINVVGGAVVDSLSAPARLLVARRTAPPQFAGMWEFPGGKVEPGEAPESALHRELREELGIGVVLGAELESPEPAGWPLNDRAAMRVWFAEVADGDPRPLEDHDELRWVSIREGDEALSLPWIPADLPIVQALLASVAAASRADSLPGN